GAAGCTGAACTCAACTGAGAtgaaattaagttcaaaagaacatgGCTTAAAAATGTTTAATCTTTTCGTCTCGTTCATTTGCTTATTTCTTCTTTGGTAAAGTCTTGCTTACAAATAATCGTCTTTTCTCTCCTTTATCTTTatgacaaaaataaacaaatagcTTTATTCTAAGGATCAATTGTTGAAAACTACCTTATATATACACTACTTTGCATACTACTacattttattcttttttttttttttttttttgtgaaacacTCCCTTAAAGATATGTTTTTATGTAACCAAAATGTAATTTTAGGCAAAAAAAAGTCAAAATACGGCATTGACCACCAGAGGTACGTGATTAAAATTTGTTTTCTTAAACCTAACTGATTTCCGTCTACTTTTTTCCTCCTGATTTAATTTTCCTTTCAAGTTTCTTATCGATTATAAATCTCCTACTATTTCTCTCCTCCTAGTTAACTCCACTTCTTTGCTTCTCTTATTAGTCAAATTCTTACTTTCTCAATTATACTTTCGCAATCTATTTCCGCAGGGACATGTGATTCTTCACATTCAGTGTAAGTTGAGCATTGCTTAAGCTGAACCATTTGTCACAACTACACACACAACCGTCTCCGCCTCAAGTTTAACAACCATTTGCTCCCTTTTAAATTGTCCATGTTTTATTGTATAATATTTGCGAAAGTGAAATCTGACTAATAAGAGAGATAATAAATAGAAGATAAAGAGTGAGATATTTATAATGTATAAGAAATTTGGAAGGAAAAATGAAAAGGGGGCAAAAAAGTAGACAGACTTCTGTTAGGTTTAAGAAAACAAATTTTAATCACGTGCCTCTGGCGGTAAATGCCGGATTTTGACTTTTTTTTTGCTTGAAATAGCATTTTGGTAGTGTTTAACATCAAAACATATTTTTAACGGAAtgttttacaaaaaaaatgaataaaaggtaGCAGTAtgcaaaaccgtgtatttataagGTAGTATTCAACAATTGATCCCTATTCTTGTTGAGAATAAAGCTCCGGCCATATGAGTTACGCATGTAAGGATCCCACATTGAAGAATTAGAGAAGAGAATTTCACTTGATAAGGCAATGGGTTACTGCTTTTATTGCCTATTGATTTTTAGTGTGGAACCCTCTCGAGCATGCGTTATGGACTTTTTCTTCTCCGTTTGGGTACGACCCAAGCCCATTGTTAAATTTAACAATTCTAAAGATGTAAAATATaaacgtagttgctcattcatgtacgaGTTTTACTCATTCATGGACTTTTTTTCATTATATTTCCATTGTATGCCCTTTGCCTagaaacaggaaaaaaaaaaaactctctaattctctccctcacaaaattaatcaaatttatcAAATCCGTCAAATTATACAATTATGAATACTAATTCTCGTATGATCAAGTAATAATTCTAATTcgtaattttattaattatattatatcaaATTAAGGAATTGATTTAgactaattaaattagggtttgtttaaaCCTAATTTTCGATAGAGGAAAAACTACATATCTGACCCCTGACCTCGTTGTAGGTGGTAGCATTGGGGTGGTTCCAATATGAAAACGAGGAAGTTTATTCATTACTAGAAGGATAGAGAGCGTAGGGTCACGTTATTGTATCACATTCTCGGACAAGATGTTTCGGATTTGATTATGATCAGGGAGACCTCATTTGAATGCAATTTCACTATTTCAGGGCAGAGGATAGGTACTAGACACAATTGCTGAGATTAATGAAAGGCATGATGCTGTAAAAGACATCGAAAGGAACTTGAGGGAACTACATCAAACATTTCTTGACATGACAGCTTTGGTTCAAGCCCAGGGATAACAGCGAAGCTCATGTCGGTAAAGCCAGCTTCTTTACTAGGGGCGGAACTGAACAATTACACACTGCAAGGAAACACCGGAAGAATATATGGAAGTGGATTGTCTTTGCTATCATTTTGATTCTAATCATTGTATTAATCATTGTCCTATCTTTACGCCCATGGGAAAAAAATCTGAGCCTCCTAAATCTATACAGCTTGTTGTTGAATGAGTACTGCAACAACAAACTTAGTATACAAATGAGTTATGATTTATGACCCTCTCATCTCTATCTTCACAAAGATCAGTGTTGCCTCAAGTAGAAAAATTTATAGAAATTGTCATTGAAATATGCAGAAAAATTTACAGAAATTCTCAATATTCATCGGCATTATCGTAGATGAATAATGCAAAATAACTCAGCAACAGACTGTTTCTTATATCGAACTAATGTCAGTCGACATTCATCAGAATCCCGACGCAAATTTCTGAAACCAGTCTAGTATGACTACCTCCACCCTACCATATAGCCGGGGGAGCCTTCAAAAGATTGGTGAGCAACCTTTTTGAATCTTCAGTCTACCTTATCTTGCACTTGATCTCATTTCCTGAAACTTTATAACCTTCTGCTACATTAACAGTCCCCAATACATTACGTCTTCAAATTCAAAGATGATGATCGAATAAGGAATACTCTGATTATTGGTGTTTGttggtgttccgggtgtaattccagagcagttatttgtaccacccgtgcttgtagaatgacgccTTTGGTTGAATCTCCCTTGCGGTATCCTGAAACAaggaacgaactgagggctcggctttgggccgagcgaactcactccgacgctcaagtcagtaaacttaaaggattaagttgtgtgttacttggctaagtatgtattgtagagagataaggaagatattaccagatgaatagtgattcttaggttaaatcgtggatcctttcctcaatgagggttgaggagtatttatagactttcgccttttgtcacgtagtggccaagtggctaataggcggaaagaccgttctaccctcggccgatggacctatggcaggccggccgaggggccttggatatgagtacgcggatatgtgccccggccggTCGGTTGCCGGCggagacccaagagacagccgaTGGGCCGATCGGCTAGGGTCGTCGATATGTCGAATTgttgtggatgtctttgaccttggtcaatatgttgacttgtcggcgggtgcgaaatatgccccatcaatttgccccagcgtagtctatgccgtggtatgggctccgatgtatgttgagcgtatattctcgcgcaagtaaaaattttctcgcctccgcttcttctacctcggcttggttacgctttaggccgtaccatatccccctccacatggatgtgtaatggacatccgatgtggaaaagagagagacgttggccgagaccagggttgagagtggaccgtttggcaagtagataccaaggagcgtgttgaagaagatacgtcgattggcattctgtcaaggagcgtgtcccAACCGCCGCCgtaaacatgttagcgtatcggtcgttgtggccCCGCTTTCCCGGCCTTGGCCGAGGGAATCGGGGTTCTGGCGCGACAAATGTCGTATCTATAGACCATTATTGATTGCGTCCTCGTTcacgctcggtcttaatttgccgaggtgtCAGATTTGTGTCTCAACGGTACTTACACAttcttaagctcggtcttaattagccgagggcaagtcgtggttccctcgtcactctcggtcttagttagccgaggtgatcgagtttacgttctgactgccgttgtaaatatctaggcatatcggctcgttcccccgccGCCCTCGGTtttaattagccgaggtgatcgaggttttggcttgattgcatttaccggctcgttcccccgtcactcccggctttggccgaggtgatcgaggttttggctcgattgcatttaccggctcgttccccgtcactcctggcttcggccgaggtgatcgaggttttggctcgattgcatttaccggctcgttcccccgtcactcccggctttagccgaggtgatcgaggttttggctcgattgcatttaccggctcgttcccccgtcactcccggctttggccgaggtgatcgaggttttggctcgattgcatctttcggctcgttcccccgtcactcccggctttggccgaggtgatcgaggttttggctcgattgcatctttcggctcgttcccccgtcactcccggcttcggccgaggtgatcgaggttttggctcgattgcatctttcggctcgttcccccgtcactcccggcttcggccgaggtgatcgaggttttggctcgattgcatctttgccgaggtgatcgaggttttggctcgattgcatctttcggctcgttcccccgtcactcccggctttggccgaggtgatcgaggttttggctcgattgcatctttcggctcgttcccccgtcactcccggctttggccgaggtgatcgaggttttggctcgattgcatttaccggctcgttcccccgtcactcccggctttagccgaggtgatcgaggttttggctcgattgcatttactggctcgttcccccgtcactcccggctttggccgaggtgatcgaggttttggctcgattgcatctttcggctcgttccccgtcactccggctttggccgaggtgatcgaggttttggctcgattgcatctttcggctcgttccccgtcacacTCCCGGCttcggccgaggtgatcgaggttttggctcgattgcatctttcggctcgttcccccgtggcgggtcgggcttcttctccgactctggtgagtcggacttctttcactcctccggggcatgcctcgtcggtctttgcggcgacgacgtccttccgcgagtgcgggaaggactaaggtctaccactagcactctgggctccccggcgtcttgacaggtcggcgtctcctagtgctccgttcaagtttctcggagtcacattttggaccccggtctcctggacgggttccgccgctcttgtcggtgtgacaaagtgtgagccgTACTACCAATTAAGTCCAAGAGTAGCTTCGGtttctttgcatcaaccacatgtcccatgatggtgacctggttggcgagcgtggcgtatctggtattattggcatcccgtactccggttgaattacccggccggtggagggctgcgcaactcaCTATGGACGGTATCATCAGGCGAGAATCGGTTTCGTCgatcacgaatacctcttgttctttcgacatcttcttagctttttgggtgggtttttgttttgtttgggaatgaatgtgactagcttctagtatctatccccacagacggcgccaattgttccgggtgtaattccagagcagttatttgtaccacccgtgcttgtagaatgacgccTTTGGTTGAATCTCCCTTGCGGTATCCTGAAACAAGGAACGAatcgagggctcggctttgggccgagcgaactcactccgacgctcaagtcgaaaacttaaaggattaagttgtgtgttacttggctaagtatgtattgtagagagataaggaagatattaccagatgaatagtgattcttaggttaaatcgtggatcctttcctcaatgagggttgaggagtatttatagactttcgccttttgtcacgtagtggccaagtggctaacaggcggaaagaccgttctaccctcggccgatggacctatggcaggccggccgaggggccttggatatgagtacgcggatatgtgccccggggTCAAGGTTGCCTACGGAGACCCAAGAGACAAAGCCGATGGGTCGATCGGCTAGGGTCAGTTCTGATATGTCGAATTgttgtggatgtctttgaccttggtcaatatgttgacttggtcagcgggtgcagaatatgccctgctctacgatacgagcaccggtaagactgatctacccctaaGAATGACTAGGCAGAGCAGAAGAAGCCGCCACAGAAGGAGCCGATGCAGGAAAATTTTCTACaaactacttgcgcagaatatacgctcagacgtacatcgaagcccataccacggcatgactacgctgggggcaaattgatggggcatattctcgcgcacgaccaagtcaacatattgagcaaggtcaaagatgtccacaaagaagtcaacgacctAGACAAACCTAGCCGATGAGAATCATCACCCGGTCACCGGTCCGTAGGCATGACAACCTTCCAaatgggacacatacccgcgtactcacatccaagacccctcggcggtgagtcaacagggcccgccggcccgcCATAGAAagctcggccgaggggtagatcagtctttccacctgctagccacttggccacttggccactacgtgacaaaaggtgaagtctataaatactcctcaaccttcattgaggaggggatccaatccaaatacacaacttaacctaaatacactattcatcctagataatcttccttatctctctacaatatattcctagccaattagcatacaacataTACATTTAAGTTTACAtcgacttgggcgtcggagtgagtacgcttggcacaaagccaagccctcgcccgTTCATTGTTgcggagaggccgagaggaacgaataagaccaaaggagaatccaactcaagacatcattctacaagccacgggtggtaacgatacttgctctggaattacacccggaacagttggATTAACAAGAATGTCGGGCTCGAAAAGAGAACCGTTGAACAACTTGTCGGATTATGCTCCATATTTATTGCTCTCAAGCATACATGACGGGTCAGGCATTAGTGTCGAGATGACTAGACGGTGGTCGGTCTGAGGAGGTCGTCAAGACCGGCCGGTGTAGCAGGGGGCGGCGTTGACGGTTGTGGATGGTGAATGACGGGTCAAGCATTAATGTGGTGGGCATCGTCGGTCAAGGGAAGCGAGGGAAGAAGGCGGTGGTTGGCGGCTAGCTGAGGCCGAGAAGGGCAGTGGCAAGGTGGTGGCAGGAGTGGGAGAGGGAGGCGGTGGAATTGAAGATAgagagagaaaattgaaattggaAATTGGGGAGTTGAAATAAGAGGGGTAAAATGGTAATTTCTAtacatgaaagagtaaaacccgTCCATAAATAAGCACCACCCAATATAAAATACTCCGTATCATACTATCATACTAATAAATCATCCATCTTTAGCAAGAAGAATTTGAGTCCGAGAGTAAATGAGTGACATTGATGCAACTTTCCCAATAGTAAATGCACTTTTCAATTTACCATGACCATTATCctcaaagaagaaaaaaaaccgAAATTTTTTGACTTAAAATATCCAACAACTAGTCAACAAGCATAAATCAGCACCacctttgtaaaaaaaaaaaatgtcccAAGAACCAGAAAACCATGGTGCAGCAAATACTAATAAATCAATCCCTTTTATTCCTAAATGTTTATCTCCATTAATATTCATCTTCTTAGATTCCATTAAACTAATCTTTATCCATAATCCAAAACTCTTCTTAATCATCTACATCGTCGGCGCCCTTCCGCTTTCGCTTCTGGTCGCATCACTTTCTCTTTTATCCACCTCACGGTATCTCAAGTCGCATATCGTGCGACTTGAGTTCCTTTATCAGATCGTTGATATTTGGATTGAAGCTGGTAATGTTAGGGAGACTTCTGAGCTTGATTTGAAACGACTCCACCGTTTTAAGGTGGGCCATGCTGTTCCGATTTTAATTTTCTCGCTTTTTACCACGGTCAGTATAGTGACCGCGGTAACTGCTGCTGTTTCTTCCCCATCTGGGAAGAAACGCAGCAGTAAGCCGACCCTGAGGACCGTATTTACAGCCCTCAGGGTCGGCTGGTACAGGACGCTAATCACGTCCGTGGTTAGCGTCCTGTTCTGGGTGGTGTCGGGCCACGCCCTTCCCGCTCTCATCGCCGCGGTCGGTTATCCAACCTCGATCGCGGTCCTATTCATCTCCGTGGCGATTGATGTCTACGCGATGGCTGTTTTGGGAGTCGCGCTGGTGGTATCCGTGGCAGAAGATCGGTACGGGATCGATGCGATTCGGGTTGGGTCGGGTCTGATGAAAGGAAGACGGATAAGCGGGTGGGTTTTATCCGGATTGATTTTGTTGAGCATGAATTGTATAGGTAAGGAGATAGTGGGGGTGTTGGACGGTAAAGATTGGGGTGAGGTAAATGAGGGTAAAAATTGGATGGTGGAGATGAGAGTTGGTTATGTGATTGGGTTAATGGTTTTGTTAGGGTGGTTAGTGATGTGGTGTTATGTAGTAATCACTGTTTTTTACTGTGATTGTAGAAAAAGACATGCTGTAATTAGACAAGATGAACAAGAATTACTAGATGGTAATTTTGGTATTTgagttttttttctttaattacCTTTTTgtccgtttaattaattaattaaagtaaGTTTTACTTTATGATCTTGCCTCTTGCTTACTCCaacttttttttgtttgttttggacGTGTTTGAATTGCTTAATGTTTTTCGATACTTATTGCGTAAGATGGTCTAATACGGTGAGAGACTGAGAGTGTGAGACAATTTCATTATATAAAAAACAATTTTTACAAAAactataatttttatttttatttgcgaAATGATAAATACTTGtgttgtatttaagcatttaatactctctaaatttggtattaattaatttagaaattaGCCAATTAGGGAATAAAATACACATGAATCAAGGCAATTAATGTATGTATTAagtatttatttccttttttagttTCTTAAATACTCATCtatcccgatcatttgttgtcatttttcatttttgAGTTTCTCAGTCAATTGTTATACTTTTTATTTTGAGAATGAACttaatgagcaatttgatcattcacatccAATTTATTCCACTggtcatttagtaattgatcacctcctctttccttagtctttgtgccaaaactaaaGGACACCAATTAACCGAGACAaagttttcctttttatttttatatttggtAGAGTTGTAGTCACTTGTAGAGATAATGGTGGGCTTACGTAAACAACCTAATGATCCCTACACTTCTAATATTCAACCACCACCAAATTGAACGCACCGAAGGGAGAGAGAGGAAAAACCCCCAAAAAAACCTAATTTTCCAACCGCCTCTCCACTACACCCTCTCCTCTCTCGCCGGCGACCTTACCGTACCTTTGTAGGTCGTCGGCGAGAGCCTCCTCGCACCTTTACCTCTTCGATCGGagtatttcctttttcttttgcaGTCATATGCTATATTCAGGTGGCCGAGTTTTGTTCTGGTGTAGTTGCTGGATCTGTCTTTTCTCTACTTCTATATTCCACCTTCGGCTTCATTTGGGTTAGTGGGTTTGAAATCTCTGtgctttctttctctttctctaatcAATCAGTCACATCTTCAGTCTTTTGTGACTTGATTTCTGTCGAGACTGGATCTAGGTGCGTCTTTCCGTCTCTGGTTCTTTTTAAGCTCTTTTTCAATGGATTATATGTCTCTTCTCTTTAATCTTGCTGAATTGTCGATCTTGGATGATAATGGTTTGGATGATGATGATTTAGTTAAGTGGATTATGAGTATGGGAGCGCCTTCTTTTTACTCTATTCACATGATAAAGGATCGAGGTAATTCTCTTTTCAAAGATGGTAATTTCTCCCTTGCTATTAGTTTTTATAAGTTGGCTCTTGATTTTCTGTGCTGTCTTGCCATTCCGCCCTCTCATAATTAGTCAGAGGCCTCTTCCCTTACCATATCTCTTGTGCTCAACTTGGCTGCTTGTGAGTTAAAGCTGTCTCGGTTTATTGAGGCCCGCTGTTTGTGCAATCTTGTCCTAAACATTGATCCGTGTAATGTGAAAGCCTTATACCGCCGTGGCTCCGCCTTAAAGAAATTAAATTTACTTGCGGAGGCCCTAGATGATTTTGAACATGCCTTCAATCTTGACCCAAAAAACAAGGATGTTGCTCGTGAGTTGAGCTCTGTTTCTGAATGCTTGCTTTTGAATCCCAATGGTAAACGTGTCGCTTATCCTTTTGATCCCTTAGATAGGGACAAAAAAGGTAAGAAACCTCTTCTAAATGCTGAGATGGACAATAAGATTCCTGAGTGAAGctactagtagtagtagtaatatggAGTTGTTGGATAATTCGGTTTGCTGTGAGCAAGTCGTAAGTAGTGGGAGTTCAGACTTGGTTTTGGACTCAGATACCGTCTCTGTCTCTGAGTCTAACTCACCCTTGCCAGTTCAGTATGATAGTAATTCGTCCCTTTCCTTTACCCCGGAACCTTCAAAATGCAGCTTCTCTAACAAAAAGCAATCCCACAGAAAATTGTCTCTCTGCTAAAGATTACAAAAACTTGATGCTTGGGAGGAATTTGCAATTTTTCCATCCCAAATCGGGGGCTTACATGAAGATTTGCCCCCTCTTCACACAATCTTCTACTTTGGCGGGAACTCCTCTTGAAGGTCCTTCACGGGAAGCAGTAGTTCCCTCTTTTTCTCATTCGCCTATGAATCATTTTACTACTGTGGACATTGGTCCACCTAGTAATTTGGTTACTTTTGATGAAGAAGTTGAATCTCATGAGGTTAAACGACCTCGTTTGTCACATGATAAGTTTTCTGATCACTTTAGGGAGGTTGGCCAAGTTTCTTTGACTGATAGCGCCTTTTTGGAACAACCTGACAAAATGGTTCCTAATTCCTTGCCAAGTCAAAGTGAATTTGTTTTCTCAGCTCTGAAGAAGAATTCAATCAGAGCATGTAGCCGAGCATGTAGCCGAGTTGTGGGAAAGTCTTCTTGCCAACATTGTTCGAGTCATGTTCGAGCTaaggtaaagaaaaagtctctgTTATTGGTTAGGCGtttatctattttttttttgcgGGTTTACTAAACAAAAGCTTTGAAGATGGTTGCGGGTTCTAAGAGAAAGGAGGAAGGCTCGATCCTATTTGACCATCATCCTCCGTTTAAAAAGCGTTGTCTCTCTGTTGTTAATTCTGTTTGTAATATTAGTTACGTTAGTTGTGTTTCTAGTTTAGGGGTTTGTAGTGGCCCTCGGTTTGCTTTGTAACTGGTTTGTATGTACTCGGTTTTTATGCTATCTATAAAAATAGTACAtctttgt
This sequence is a window from Silene latifolia isolate original U9 population chromosome 8, ASM4854445v1, whole genome shotgun sequence. Protein-coding genes within it:
- the LOC141597208 gene encoding uncharacterized protein LOC141597208, which gives rise to MSQEPENHGAANTNKSIPFIPKCLSPLIFIFLDSIKLIFIHNPKLFLIIYIVGALPLSLLVASLSLLSTSRYLKSHIVRLEFLYQIVDIWIEAGNVRETSELDLKRLHRFKVGHAVPILIFSLFTTVSIVTAVTAAVSSPSGKKRSSKPTLRTVFTALRVGWYRTLITSVVSVLFWVVSGHALPALIAAVGYPTSIAVLFISVAIDVYAMAVLGVALVVSVAEDRYGIDAIRVGSGLMKGRRISGWVLSGLILLSMNCIGKEIVGVLDGKDWGEVNEGKNWMVEMRVGYVIGLMVLLGWLVMWCYVVITVFYCDCRKRHAVIRQDEQELLDGNFGI